In Leptospira sp. WS58.C1, a single genomic region encodes these proteins:
- a CDS encoding PhoH family protein, producing MRKEQFTFENQDLYRKICGINDTGVRNLEKQLEIDLIPRGNGFQVEGIPTKVDFALDFFRLLETNYRDRPDRDFTDSFDFGYLLKQATREKKKEERKSDDEPFKPTEKILTTYKGKHLYSRTKNQEKYIQSFLNNLITFGIGPAGTGKTFLSVAMACRFLQNGIVDKIVLTRPAVEAGENLGFLPGDLNQKVDPYLRPVYDALNECIGFEKTQEYIALTKIEIAPVAFMRGRTLSKSFIILDEAQNCTLAQLKMIMTRLGRNSRMCISGDVTQIDLEHGRSGFDRVVSLFRQTEGIGQVFFGKEDITRHPLVETIVRKFEEL from the coding sequence ATCAGGAAAGAACAATTTACTTTCGAAAACCAGGACTTGTATCGTAAGATCTGCGGGATCAACGATACGGGTGTCAGAAATTTGGAAAAACAATTGGAGATCGATCTGATCCCAAGGGGCAACGGTTTCCAAGTGGAAGGAATCCCTACAAAGGTGGATTTCGCCCTGGATTTTTTCAGATTATTGGAAACCAATTATCGGGACAGACCGGATCGGGATTTTACGGATTCCTTCGATTTCGGTTATCTTCTTAAACAAGCCACTCGGGAAAAAAAGAAGGAAGAGCGTAAGTCCGACGACGAGCCTTTCAAACCCACTGAAAAGATACTTACCACTTACAAGGGAAAACATCTTTATTCCAGGACTAAAAACCAGGAAAAGTATATTCAATCTTTCTTAAATAATCTGATCACTTTCGGGATCGGTCCTGCGGGAACAGGTAAAACATTCCTATCAGTAGCAATGGCTTGCAGGTTTTTGCAGAATGGGATCGTGGATAAGATCGTTTTAACAAGGCCGGCGGTCGAAGCGGGAGAAAATCTCGGTTTTTTACCTGGGGATTTGAACCAAAAGGTGGATCCGTATCTTCGTCCCGTTTATGATGCTTTGAACGAATGTATCGGTTTCGAAAAGACCCAAGAATATATCGCACTTACTAAAATAGAGATTGCACCGGTCGCATTTATGAGAGGAAGGACTCTTTCCAAAAGTTTTATCATTTTGGACGAGGCCCAAAACTGTACTCTTGCTCAGTTAAAGATGATTATGACCCGTTTGGGCCGCAATTCTCGGATGTGTATCTCCGGGGATGTGACCCAAATCGACTTAGAACATGGTAGATCCGGATTCGATCGTGTGGTAAGCTTGTTCAGACAGACCGAAGGAATTGGCCAGGTGTTTTTCGGAAAAGAAGATATCACGAGACACCCTCTGGTTGAAACCATCGTGAGGAAGTTCGAGGAATTGTAA
- the aspS gene encoding aspartate--tRNA ligase has translation MEDWILEGYKARAWAGETSEAQEGKTLTLFGWSFRFRDQGGVIFVDLRDRTGILQVVLRKEILGENFAAAERIRSEYVIAVQGKLKKRDAESINPKMKTGTIELVAEHLIILNQAKTPPFSLDEFEEISEENRLKYRYLDFRRDELKNRMLKRHEFVFAIRNYLNSRKFVEIETPILNKSTPEGARDFLVPSRLNPNSFYALPQSPQIFKQILMVGGMERYFQIVKCFRDEDLRADRQPEFTQLDMEFSFVSQEEILSEIEGLFSQVMKDVFSLDLKGPFSRMPYRQAMEEYGSDKPDLRFGMKLVDVSEIVKDSDFQVFAGAVANGGVVKAVCVPGGSVISRKEIEDLTAWLNRDYKAKGLAYMKHGAEGLESTITKRFTPEALSKIASAVGSKEGDMVFFGADEREIVNHSLGALRLKLSERFDKPAEGSFHISWIVDFPMFEWNKDSKRWDSLHHPFTSPGDSSLEIFSSEERLQKEAGNALAKAYDLVLNGVEIGGGSIRIHSKDVQNRVFSTLGIGPEEAKEKFGFLLEALEYGAPPHGGIAFGIDRILMLLTGGKSIRDVIAFPKTQKGVCLMSECPSEVEEKQLQELKLRLIKV, from the coding sequence TTGGAAGATTGGATTTTAGAAGGTTATAAAGCAAGAGCCTGGGCGGGAGAAACGTCCGAAGCACAAGAAGGAAAAACTCTAACTCTATTCGGCTGGTCTTTCCGATTCCGGGACCAAGGCGGGGTCATCTTCGTGGATCTCCGAGACAGGACCGGAATACTCCAAGTAGTGCTACGTAAAGAAATCTTGGGAGAAAACTTTGCGGCAGCGGAAAGGATCCGCTCCGAATATGTGATTGCTGTCCAAGGAAAATTGAAAAAACGTGATGCGGAAAGTATCAACCCCAAGATGAAAACCGGGACGATCGAGCTCGTAGCGGAACATCTGATTATTCTGAACCAGGCAAAAACTCCTCCATTTTCCTTGGATGAGTTCGAAGAGATCTCGGAAGAGAACCGACTCAAATACAGATACCTGGATTTCAGAAGAGACGAACTTAAAAACAGAATGTTAAAACGCCATGAGTTCGTATTTGCAATTCGTAATTATCTAAACTCACGTAAATTTGTGGAGATCGAGACTCCGATCCTGAACAAGTCGACTCCGGAGGGTGCACGCGACTTTTTGGTACCTTCTCGCTTAAACCCGAATTCATTCTATGCTCTTCCTCAATCTCCTCAGATCTTCAAACAGATCCTGATGGTGGGAGGAATGGAGAGATATTTCCAGATCGTAAAATGTTTCCGTGACGAGGACTTGAGAGCGGACAGGCAGCCTGAATTCACTCAGTTGGATATGGAATTCTCCTTTGTTTCCCAAGAAGAGATCCTTTCCGAAATAGAAGGTCTTTTTTCCCAAGTGATGAAGGATGTGTTCAGTCTAGATCTCAAGGGTCCATTTTCCAGAATGCCTTATAGACAAGCTATGGAAGAATACGGTTCCGACAAACCGGACCTCCGTTTCGGAATGAAACTGGTAGATGTTTCCGAGATCGTAAAAGATTCCGATTTCCAGGTGTTTGCAGGAGCGGTTGCGAACGGTGGAGTCGTAAAGGCGGTTTGTGTTCCGGGAGGTTCGGTGATCTCCAGAAAAGAGATCGAAGACCTGACTGCTTGGTTGAATAGAGATTATAAAGCGAAAGGCCTTGCCTACATGAAACACGGGGCAGAAGGACTAGAATCCACGATTACAAAACGATTTACTCCGGAAGCTCTTTCCAAGATCGCAAGCGCAGTCGGTTCGAAAGAGGGGGATATGGTCTTTTTCGGAGCGGACGAAAGAGAGATCGTAAACCATTCTTTAGGCGCATTACGTCTGAAACTTTCGGAAAGATTTGACAAACCTGCAGAAGGAAGCTTTCATATTTCCTGGATCGTGGACTTTCCGATGTTCGAGTGGAACAAGGACAGCAAACGCTGGGATTCCTTACATCACCCGTTCACTTCTCCGGGAGATTCTAGTTTGGAAATTTTTTCTTCCGAGGAAAGACTCCAAAAAGAAGCGGGAAATGCGCTCGCAAAGGCATACGATCTGGTGCTAAATGGTGTGGAGATCGGTGGAGGTTCCATTCGTATCCATTCCAAAGATGTGCAGAATCGAGTCTTCTCCACTTTAGGGATTGGGCCGGAGGAAGCGAAAGAAAAATTCGGCTTCTTATTAGAGGCCCTGGAATATGGGGCTCCTCCTCATGGAGGGATTGCTTTCGGAATAGACCGGATCTTGATGCTCTTGACCGGCGGAAAGTCCATCCGAGACGTGATTGCATTCCCTAAAACCCAGAAGGGCGTTTGTTTAATGAGCGAATGTCCGTCTGAAGTGGAAGAGAAACAGCTCCAAGAATTGAAGCTTAGGTTGATAAAGGTTTAA
- the dnaB gene encoding replicative DNA helicase yields MQSDSLFELESEKSFLGFLLLKGADNLIDIPLVPEDFYQDTNRRIYKAILDLVDKRTAVDPVSVLNFLKENSLLKDPEREYEYIYSLYKDSVVSHPLGYYAERIKRLSERRKYSKLLMNALELIQKEPGENESVFNQIEQSLTEVSRSADVKGLLPVSQDKAALSEYIKDIMESRGQIKGLRTNFTQFDEMTSGLKEYEMMVLAARPGNGKTTLALNIASNVALIHNRPVVIFSLEMSRMELLLKLVCSYAQVESNKLKRSEVTKSDAPKLIDAIIKVTSSPLYIDDSGALSVDDFKGRVRKLLTNETLGLIIVDYLQLMNDPKNRDGGRQQEVSSISRALKQMAKEARCPVIALSQMNRSIEQRSKDQRPQLADLRESGAIEQDADIVTFIYRGEKGKDEEEDPRMKGMAEIIIAKNRSGPTGSFPLAFRPELSRFDNV; encoded by the coding sequence ATGCAATCCGACTCCTTGTTTGAATTGGAATCCGAGAAATCTTTTCTCGGGTTTCTGCTTCTTAAAGGAGCGGATAATCTAATCGATATTCCCCTCGTTCCCGAGGATTTTTACCAAGATACAAACAGAAGGATTTACAAGGCAATTCTGGACCTTGTGGACAAAAGGACCGCGGTAGATCCGGTTTCGGTTCTAAACTTCTTAAAAGAAAACTCTCTACTCAAAGATCCGGAAAGAGAATACGAATATATTTACTCCCTCTATAAGGATTCCGTAGTTTCCCATCCTTTGGGTTATTATGCGGAAAGGATCAAACGTCTTTCCGAAAGAAGAAAATATTCTAAATTATTAATGAACGCCCTGGAGCTGATCCAGAAAGAACCGGGTGAAAACGAATCCGTTTTCAACCAAATCGAACAGAGCCTTACCGAGGTTTCCAGATCTGCGGATGTAAAAGGACTTCTTCCTGTTTCTCAGGATAAGGCCGCACTTTCCGAATATATCAAAGATATCATGGAGAGTAGAGGTCAGATCAAAGGCCTCCGGACGAATTTTACCCAGTTCGATGAAATGACTTCCGGATTAAAGGAATACGAGATGATGGTCCTAGCCGCGAGGCCGGGTAACGGTAAGACTACCTTGGCCTTGAATATCGCATCCAATGTGGCTTTGATCCATAACCGACCTGTGGTCATCTTCTCCTTAGAGATGAGTCGAATGGAACTTCTACTCAAACTTGTGTGCTCCTATGCTCAGGTGGAATCCAATAAATTAAAACGTTCCGAAGTGACCAAGTCGGATGCCCCCAAACTAATCGATGCAATTATCAAGGTAACTTCTTCTCCCCTATATATCGATGACTCCGGAGCCTTGAGTGTGGACGATTTTAAGGGACGGGTACGTAAACTTCTCACCAATGAAACTCTTGGCCTTATCATCGTGGACTACCTGCAGCTCATGAACGATCCCAAAAACAGGGACGGGGGAAGGCAACAAGAGGTGTCTTCGATTTCCAGGGCACTCAAGCAGATGGCAAAAGAAGCAAGATGTCCCGTGATCGCACTTTCTCAGATGAACCGATCTATCGAACAGAGATCCAAGGACCAAAGACCTCAGCTTGCCGACTTAAGGGAGTCCGGCGCGATCGAGCAGGATGCGGATATTGTTACATTCATCTACCGGGGAGAGAAAGGAAAGGACGAAGAGGAAGATCCTAGAATGAAAGGGATGGCGGAGATCATCATCGCTAAAAACAGGTCCGGTCCAACCGGTTCTTTTCCACTTGCCTTCCGACCTGAACTTTCCAGATTTGATAACGTGTAG
- the rplI gene encoding 50S ribosomal protein L9: MRVILQKDVSNLGDAGDVKEVADGFARNFLFPQRLAVRASEGKTKMALHQKKLADLKKEKRKKDMESVSSGLNGKEFEISVKTGGGDKLFGAVTPADVAALLKTAGFEVDKRKIEFPEPIRNLGSYKLKVRLAEGILPTITVHVKKEEVVSTEA; encoded by the coding sequence ATGAGAGTAATATTACAAAAAGATGTTTCTAACTTAGGAGATGCGGGAGATGTAAAGGAAGTTGCCGACGGTTTCGCTCGTAATTTTCTTTTCCCTCAAAGACTCGCTGTAAGAGCTTCCGAAGGAAAGACCAAAATGGCTCTTCACCAGAAGAAACTTGCGGATCTCAAAAAGGAAAAACGCAAAAAAGATATGGAATCCGTATCGAGCGGATTGAACGGAAAAGAATTTGAAATTTCCGTTAAAACCGGAGGCGGGGATAAACTTTTTGGAGCGGTAACTCCTGCTGATGTGGCAGCTTTGTTAAAAACCGCGGGATTCGAAGTAGACAAGCGTAAGATCGAATTCCCAGAGCCTATCCGTAACCTAGGTTCCTATAAATTAAAAGTGCGTCTTGCAGAAGGTATCCTCCCGACTATCACTGTACATGTGAAGAAAGAGGAAGTCGTTTCTACCGAAGCGTAA
- the rpsR gene encoding 30S ribosomal protein S18, with protein sequence MSDNEIQEELKQEMTAEGIPLDQEGGRPPKKQNKYKKKVCRFTADPELAKQINYKNTELLERFITNRGKIIPRRITGTSAKYQRILAREIRKARSIGLLPFKVN encoded by the coding sequence ATGTCAGATAACGAAATACAAGAAGAATTAAAGCAGGAAATGACTGCTGAGGGCATACCTCTAGACCAAGAAGGAGGACGCCCTCCAAAAAAACAAAACAAGTACAAGAAGAAAGTTTGCCGTTTCACAGCAGACCCTGAACTTGCTAAGCAGATCAATTATAAGAACACCGAACTTTTGGAAAGATTCATTACCAACCGCGGTAAGATCATTCCAAGAAGGATCACCGGGACTTCTGCAAAGTATCAAAGGATCCTTGCAAGAGAAATCCGCAAGGCGCGCAGCATCGGTCTTCTACCGTTCAAAGTAAACTAA
- a CDS encoding single-stranded DNA-binding protein yields the protein MANDINRVTLVGRLTRDPEFKTVNGTSLVNFSLANGRTYVTGGEKKEETHFFDCEAWGKGADIIQQYCKKGKQLVIEGRLKQDTWETMEGKKASRIRIVVENFQMIGGARENGGGEYGSSASSGASSYSSAQDDMGSPGMDDDIPF from the coding sequence ATGGCTAACGATATCAATCGGGTGACCCTTGTTGGGCGCCTGACCCGTGATCCGGAATTTAAAACCGTAAACGGGACTTCCCTTGTGAATTTTTCTTTAGCGAACGGTCGCACGTATGTAACCGGCGGAGAGAAAAAAGAGGAAACTCATTTTTTCGACTGCGAGGCTTGGGGAAAAGGCGCGGATATCATCCAGCAATACTGCAAGAAAGGAAAACAACTCGTGATCGAGGGACGCCTGAAGCAGGATACCTGGGAAACCATGGAAGGCAAGAAGGCTTCCCGCATTCGTATCGTCGTGGAAAATTTTCAGATGATAGGCGGTGCTAGGGAGAATGGAGGCGGGGAGTACGGCTCATCCGCAAGTAGCGGAGCTTCTTCTTATTCATCTGCACAAGATGATATGGGAAGCCCGGGAATGGACGACGATATACCTTTTTAA
- the rpsF gene encoding 30S ribosomal protein S6, with the protein MRNYEITTITRSTAKDIAKTEVLEIFKKHSINVTAEEDWGQKKLWHPIQHQDYGIFTHFKVNAEQSALEKVERDFGLNQNLLRSMIVRLNG; encoded by the coding sequence TTGAGAAACTACGAGATTACTACAATCACGCGTTCTACCGCGAAGGATATTGCTAAAACTGAAGTCCTTGAGATCTTCAAGAAGCATTCCATCAACGTGACCGCAGAAGAAGATTGGGGTCAAAAAAAACTTTGGCATCCGATCCAACACCAAGACTACGGAATATTCACTCACTTCAAAGTGAATGCAGAACAATCCGCCTTAGAAAAGGTAGAGCGGGACTTTGGTCTGAACCAAAATTTACTTCGCTCTATGATCGTCCGCCTCAATGGCTAA
- a CDS encoding FitA-like ribbon-helix-helix domain-containing protein — protein sequence MANLQVRDIDDRLYEALKRRAEMEHRSISQEVVLMIENYLAHDNKESERKTLGFLELSGSWMDDRSPDQIVQEIRSSRTKNTLGKDADELFD from the coding sequence ATGGCAAACTTACAAGTCAGGGACATAGACGATAGGCTCTACGAAGCATTAAAAAGGAGAGCAGAAATGGAACACAGATCCATAAGCCAAGAAGTAGTTCTTATGATCGAAAACTATCTAGCACATGACAATAAAGAATCGGAACGTAAGACCTTAGGTTTCTTAGAGCTATCAGGTTCCTGGATGGATGATAGAAGTCCCGACCAGATCGTTCAAGAAATACGTTCCTCTAGAACCAAGAACACCTTAGGAAAGGATGCAGATGAGCTATTTGATTGA
- a CDS encoding type II toxin-antitoxin system VapC family toxin, which yields MSYLIDTDIIIYSLKEDPIVRQSFLNRKNSIKSISVITYGELIFGAQKSSYKEKNLATVRRIAELFPVIQLTEGIMETYGELKAIQQKKGNSIEDFDLLIGSTALYLNYSLVTNNEKHFQKIPGLRIENWAYLA from the coding sequence ATGAGCTATTTGATTGATACGGATATCATCATTTATAGCTTAAAGGAAGATCCGATTGTTCGGCAAAGTTTTTTGAACCGCAAAAACTCCATCAAATCGATCTCTGTAATCACCTATGGGGAATTGATTTTTGGAGCCCAGAAATCCTCCTATAAGGAAAAAAATCTAGCTACAGTTCGAAGGATTGCGGAACTTTTTCCGGTGATCCAATTGACCGAAGGAATCATGGAAACGTACGGAGAACTCAAAGCTATCCAACAGAAAAAAGGAAACTCCATAGAGGACTTTGACCTGCTCATCGGTTCCACAGCCTTGTATTTGAATTATTCCTTAGTTACGAATAACGAAAAACATTTCCAAAAAATTCCAGGACTGAGGATCGAAAACTGGGCCTACCTAGCTTAG
- a CDS encoding CapA family protein, which translates to MRFFRKHFVLSIRVLFRIPFLLSLYCAGVPESPSGSEKPPEIQSNIVDTIETRIGKFFGKEEDPEIVKVLIGGDVMFNWGIRDTIKAKGELAPVKGLKSVFESADLRILNLETPVVSEKSWDHGKAYVFQAKESDLESMSFLGVDLVSLGNNHAMDHGPEGLEETLKFLGERKIASIGAGKNLEFAFRPWIWEGKDTNLRIYSATNVAEGRSHYAGQSPGVMPLDPELILKKFQLEKSQPNSVRNGSKNSKGDKKSKPVSPGKQFRILSLHWGVEYSPFPTIEQRKIAKTLADGGLDIIVGHHPHIPQGIEKIGNTIVFYSLGNLIFGSRNAYLNHNLIVILHIKRNKLINIELVPIFGKFQNEDHLVRPLEGKEAQDFLKEIAVLSQDLGTRVRIEGDRGWVELD; encoded by the coding sequence ATGCGGTTTTTTCGAAAACACTTCGTTCTCTCGATTCGGGTCCTTTTCCGTATTCCGTTTTTACTCTCGCTTTACTGTGCAGGAGTTCCGGAAAGTCCTTCCGGCTCCGAAAAACCTCCTGAAATACAATCAAACATCGTAGATACGATCGAAACCCGAATAGGAAAATTTTTCGGAAAAGAAGAAGATCCCGAAATAGTAAAAGTCCTCATAGGCGGGGATGTGATGTTTAACTGGGGGATCCGGGACACGATCAAGGCGAAAGGAGAATTGGCTCCGGTAAAAGGTTTAAAATCCGTTTTTGAAAGTGCAGACCTAAGAATTTTAAATTTAGAAACACCGGTGGTTTCCGAAAAAAGTTGGGACCATGGCAAGGCTTACGTCTTCCAAGCAAAAGAATCCGATCTGGAAAGTATGAGCTTTTTAGGAGTGGATCTTGTTTCCCTTGGGAATAATCACGCAATGGATCATGGTCCTGAAGGTTTGGAAGAAACTCTTAAATTTTTAGGGGAAAGAAAAATCGCTTCTATTGGGGCCGGAAAAAATTTAGAATTCGCGTTTCGTCCTTGGATTTGGGAAGGGAAGGATACGAATCTCAGAATTTATTCCGCCACTAATGTAGCGGAAGGTAGATCCCATTACGCCGGTCAAAGCCCAGGTGTTATGCCTTTGGATCCGGAGCTGATCTTGAAAAAGTTCCAGCTAGAAAAATCCCAACCGAATTCAGTGCGGAACGGATCTAAAAATTCTAAAGGAGATAAAAAATCGAAACCTGTTTCTCCCGGAAAACAATTTAGGATACTTTCTCTCCATTGGGGAGTGGAATATTCTCCTTTTCCGACGATCGAGCAGAGAAAGATCGCAAAGACCTTGGCCGACGGGGGATTGGATATTATCGTAGGGCATCATCCGCATATTCCTCAAGGTATCGAAAAAATAGGAAATACGATCGTATTCTATTCTTTGGGAAATCTGATCTTCGGAAGTAGGAACGCCTACTTAAATCATAACTTAATCGTAATACTCCATATCAAAAGAAATAAATTGATCAATATTGAGCTTGTTCCTATTTTCGGAAAATTCCAAAACGAGGACCATTTAGTCAGACCTTTAGAAGGAAAAGAAGCTCAGGATTTTTTAAAAGAAATCGCGGTCCTTTCCCAAGACCTGGGCACTAGGGTTCGGATCGAAGGAGACAGAGGTTGGGTGGAACTGGACTAA
- a CDS encoding SLC13 family permease produces the protein MKLKYVGIIFSILLSFVPILFSFYGYVPPSVAGMFSIFLIAAGLWIFEIIPGHATSILIIFSEIILFSNPGKWEFLKEYSGPGKPTTPSVFLASLADSAVILFLGSFALAKACVKVGVDRWLANRVLPYFGTSPKYVLLGLMCITATISLWMSNTATASLMIALVFPLLMVLDKDEKFRKAVLIGIPFAANLGGIGTPIGSPPNVIAFANLKNQGYGEYISFGTWMLVAVPLLIILLFAAWFWLLRTFPASEGLSLSLRYETISEEGAEKRLRFVLFGFLATVFLWLTESFHGIPAGVVALIPLLLFTAFGILETNDLRSLEWDVLILVAGGIALGTGIEKSGAGIWFGELIGNQAGPGESLWVLGIFFSVGLFLSTFLSNTATANLLVPLALPVANLLLPGNESYTIQLVLGSALGASLAMSLPVSTPPNAVAYAVGGFEIKDMAGVGVKIGILGLVLVLFGFLIFK, from the coding sequence ATGAAGTTAAAATACGTCGGCATTATTTTTTCCATACTACTTTCCTTTGTTCCTATCCTATTTTCATTCTACGGATATGTTCCGCCTTCGGTCGCTGGAATGTTTTCTATTTTTCTGATCGCGGCAGGATTATGGATCTTTGAAATAATTCCTGGGCATGCGACCTCTATTTTGATCATATTTTCCGAGATCATTCTTTTTTCCAATCCGGGTAAATGGGAATTTTTAAAAGAATATTCAGGTCCGGGAAAACCGACCACTCCGAGCGTATTTTTGGCATCTCTTGCGGATTCGGCAGTGATCTTGTTCTTGGGAAGTTTTGCTTTAGCTAAGGCCTGTGTAAAAGTAGGGGTGGATCGTTGGTTGGCAAATCGTGTCCTTCCTTATTTTGGGACTTCTCCTAAATATGTTTTACTCGGGCTAATGTGTATAACCGCAACTATCTCGCTTTGGATGAGTAATACCGCCACTGCATCTTTGATGATCGCATTGGTATTTCCTTTGCTCATGGTTTTGGACAAGGACGAAAAATTTAGAAAAGCGGTATTGATCGGAATTCCGTTTGCCGCGAACTTAGGGGGGATCGGAACTCCGATCGGTTCCCCTCCGAACGTGATCGCATTTGCAAATTTAAAGAACCAAGGATACGGAGAATATATTTCTTTCGGGACTTGGATGCTAGTTGCGGTCCCACTTTTGATCATTCTACTTTTTGCGGCCTGGTTTTGGCTTCTTCGGACTTTTCCGGCGAGTGAGGGTTTAAGTCTTTCTCTTCGTTACGAAACAATCTCGGAAGAAGGGGCCGAAAAAAGATTGAGATTCGTTTTGTTCGGATTTTTGGCAACGGTGTTTCTATGGTTGACAGAGTCTTTTCATGGGATCCCGGCTGGGGTAGTGGCACTAATCCCACTCCTTCTTTTTACCGCGTTCGGAATATTAGAAACCAATGATTTACGATCTTTGGAATGGGATGTGTTGATCTTAGTAGCCGGCGGGATTGCTCTCGGAACCGGGATAGAAAAAAGTGGAGCAGGGATTTGGTTCGGGGAATTGATCGGCAATCAAGCCGGACCTGGAGAAAGTCTTTGGGTATTGGGGATCTTCTTCTCTGTCGGGCTTTTTCTTTCCACATTCCTATCCAATACCGCTACCGCAAATCTTCTGGTTCCTTTAGCGCTTCCGGTTGCCAATTTGTTACTTCCCGGAAATGAATCCTATACGATTCAATTGGTTTTAGGGTCTGCGTTAGGCGCTTCTTTGGCAATGTCCTTACCTGTCTCCACTCCTCCGAATGCCGTTGCCTACGCAGTGGGAGGTTTTGAGATCAAGGACATGGCCGGAGTCGGGGTGAAGATAGGGATCTTGGGACTTGTTTTGGTCCTTTTTGGATTTTTAATTTTCAAATAA
- the purU gene encoding formyltetrahydrofolate deformylase, whose amino-acid sequence MNSEPILKKNRVLLIRCKDEAGLIHRITGFLANIGANIVGNQEFVEPLEKVFFMRTEYSLEDSNQEEGLLSELAKILPKDSELTLSNPKLPKVVLLATKEPHCLGDILLRWRYGELPMELLGVVSNHEILGDLVRDFKLPFYHISSEAVSREEHEKELDSYLKRLQPDWIVLAKYMRILTPEFVKKWEHRILNIHHSFLPAFVGAKPYEQAYKRGVKIIGGTAHIVTENLDEGPILVQDVCHVDHGYSPERLVLYGRDLEKVVLSKSLRLLLEDRVMIFQNRTIIFE is encoded by the coding sequence TTGAACTCGGAGCCCATTCTGAAAAAAAATAGAGTACTTTTGATCCGCTGTAAAGACGAGGCGGGGTTGATCCATAGGATCACGGGATTTTTGGCAAATATTGGAGCCAATATTGTCGGAAACCAGGAATTCGTAGAGCCGCTGGAAAAAGTATTTTTTATGAGAACGGAATACTCTCTCGAGGACAGCAATCAAGAAGAGGGGTTACTCTCCGAACTTGCAAAAATACTTCCGAAAGATTCGGAACTTACTCTATCTAATCCTAAACTTCCTAAAGTGGTTTTACTTGCCACGAAAGAGCCTCATTGTTTGGGGGATATTCTTCTACGCTGGAGATACGGGGAATTACCCATGGAACTTTTGGGTGTGGTCTCCAATCACGAAATTTTAGGAGATCTGGTCCGGGACTTTAAACTTCCATTTTATCATATTTCCAGCGAAGCAGTTAGTCGAGAAGAACATGAAAAAGAATTGGATTCTTATTTAAAGAGACTTCAACCGGATTGGATCGTACTTGCGAAATATATGAGGATACTCACTCCGGAATTCGTAAAAAAATGGGAACATCGTATATTAAATATCCATCATTCGTTCTTGCCTGCATTCGTAGGAGCAAAGCCGTACGAGCAAGCATATAAGCGCGGAGTCAAGATTATAGGAGGAACCGCTCATATTGTGACCGAAAATTTGGACGAGGGTCCGATCCTAGTCCAAGACGTTTGTCATGTGGACCATGGTTATTCTCCGGAACGTCTGGTCTTGTACGGGAGGGATCTGGAGAAGGTGGTTTTGTCCAAGTCTTTACGTTTACTTTTGGAAGACAGGGTTATGATCTTCCAGAACAGGACTATTATTTTCGAATAA
- a CDS encoding Hsp20/alpha crystallin family protein codes for MRHPNFFSEVRRIQNRFHNLFDPVWEGGQVYPALNVYTDQDKITVTAEVPGLSPEDLDITVAHNLLTISGEWKEYTQDKPRRIERAKGKFQRRLELPVAVDSEKVEATVKDGVLTLVLPILESEKPRKIRIEAKA; via the coding sequence ATGAGACACCCAAACTTTTTTAGCGAAGTAAGAAGAATTCAAAATAGATTCCATAATTTATTCGATCCAGTCTGGGAAGGCGGGCAAGTATATCCTGCGTTAAATGTTTATACGGACCAGGACAAGATCACCGTAACTGCCGAGGTTCCAGGCCTTTCTCCAGAAGATCTGGACATCACTGTGGCTCATAACCTTCTCACAATCTCAGGTGAATGGAAGGAATACACACAAGACAAACCTCGCAGGATAGAAAGAGCAAAAGGCAAATTCCAACGTAGACTGGAACTGCCGGTTGCAGTAGACTCCGAGAAGGTAGAGGCGACCGTAAAAGACGGAGTTTTAACCTTAGTTCTTCCAATTCTCGAGAGTGAAAAACCAAGAAAGATAAGGATCGAAGCAAAAGCTTAA